GGTTAGCCTGAATCATTCGTGAGAGTTTGGCATCCTCGCGTAGGGGCGAAACATTTGCGCCAATGTCTTCTAATCAGTGCAGCCGTTTTGCTGCAAATGCTTCACCCTCACCCCTGTCCGCACCACAGGTCAGTCAAAGAACAGTCTGTTTTTGGAATCGATCGCTAAGAGCTTGATGCAGTCACCATTTTGGGGTTCGTAGCGAGAAGTGATGAATAATTCAGGTTAGGTGTCCTGAGCTATCCAGACAAGGTGCCCATCTTGGAGAAATTGCCATTAATTAGATTTTAATTTTTTAGTAGCAAAACCGCCCTGACTGATCCGCTGTCCTTTGGTTCTGGCCTTTTCGCATCGCGCCTAGAACGGTGGAAATGACAATGCAGCGTCGAGCTTGTCCACCTGTTTTGTGAGAAAAGGTAATTCGACCGAGCGGTGGATAAACGTTGCCTCTCAAATCAAATTGCATCTGGTAGACTCCACTGGTTTGGCTGAGAGTCGTTTCTGCTGGATCAATCTGGACGTTTGAAATGAAGTTTTGCCAGTTGGGAGCGATCGATGCATTAGCAGTAGGGTGCATTTCCCATTGAACGATTCCATCTTTAGTCCGGAAGCTGACTAGCCAA
The DNA window shown above is from Trichocoleus sp. and carries:
- a CDS encoding type II secretion system protein, which gives rise to MKIHGKAEQNASQAIIQEVLAQNVRIRRQSRPHPAGFTLIELVVTLLIVGILTAIAAPSWLSLQANQTLRVGQDEALQAFRQTQSQAIRTRQDWLVSFRTKDGIVQWEMHPTANASIAPNWQNFISNVQIDPAETTLSQTSGVYQMQFDLRGNVYPPLGRITFSHKTGGQARRCIVISTVLGAMRKGQNQRTADQSGRFCY